In the Anastrepha obliqua isolate idAnaObli1 chromosome 1, idAnaObli1_1.0, whole genome shotgun sequence genome, one interval contains:
- the LOC129235698 gene encoding MICOS complex subunit MIC10 produces the protein MAAPKSNFSEDEFGRRLDRCLTDVVVKGSSGLVLGLTLSVLMFRRRAWPSIMGAGFGIGVAYKSCEKDLSL, from the exons atgGCTGCTCCTAAATCTAACTTCTCGGAAGATGAATTCGGCAGGCGTTTGGACCGATGCTTAACGGACGTTGTTGTTAAAGGAT CAAGTGGTCTTGTTCTTGGATTGACTTTATCTGTTCTGATGTTTAGAAGAAGAGCGTGGCCTTCAATAATGGGAGCTGGTTTTGGCATTGGCGTAGCTTATAAATCATGCGAGAAAGATTTAAGCCTTTAG